A region of Channa argus isolate prfri chromosome 8, Channa argus male v1.0, whole genome shotgun sequence DNA encodes the following proteins:
- the suco gene encoding SUN domain-containing ossification factor isoform X4: MKRLRVLLVCLIVALLCWYPSQHVYCSEPSSSGPGLSAEDKNLEGQEQVSTKHEVEEWPTHTSYNMGLETDRAELEKEAHKEIYQTVNPQAAEVEETKSDSESDIVPDAPEPEPTPDPQANLDLHTDTEDHEERAQVSSTPEPVPLFTDSSSQAEDSSDTPAAHPSLDPSPATSPDEAVNTPTSQSTDPTLTGAVWVASAGDELPVDNFVFAEHSVSQYRVIPPELATCENSPFGSPPLSVDEACTEDLQSDQSHSFGSEADVQSTPSHVGFEQQQQQELENESSDLDREGNTSRHHQKQQPGDIKETDPSVPSKEDIPTFDEWKKQVMEVEKEKSQSLHASMSGSSHSAKKGPKNFKNNYASVECGAKILSANNEAKSTSAILMENMDLYMLNPCSNKIWFVIELCEPIQVKQLDIANFELFSSTPKDFLVSISDRYPTNKWVKLGTFHARDERIVQSFPLDEQLYAKYVKMFIKYIKVELLSHFGSEHFCPLSLIRVFGTSMVEEYEEIADSQYPSERLEYLEEDYDFPPGYQHSEDKASKNLLGSATNAILNMVNNIAANVLGATPELEGGAETGDNITGEGTEKKGKTEVASMLAETLPAELESAESEQPATQEDSSAPSPTSSDLHEDRQIVTLVEEEDDEEPRQSTVTLLEEEGEEEEGKTEQEIRREPNTNQLESETYCLFSAFSSLSLSCMATLPELLHGWCSAQLAKERLRSLRQRQLSSQTRTHPDANTFVQTNTPQQISVPVPTPVQEPLPLTETTSEPEVPAIGQSEGEPLGELPSTQTHLTHDPEAHTSELNILLEPSRTSTIPPHSFSDIPSSVNRLTPTQEEKLLPPFKDVALDPILTPPLETILIPETQQANSASPPLTVSSSPQPLSSETDDLFVIPPVREKLVQPLPTASRPEDLIPPPTELPTAVLAMGTHTDTVKSGTDSGDPQRHIGHISQPHVEQGDTVTQTGEPQRTGDTVDEDLLSSNGNANIHRTANDFYAELQNGGDYNGGAVNGNSLSNGGAVHGSSQKESVFMRLNNRIKALEMNMSLSSRYLEELSQRYRKQMEEMQRAFNKTIIKLQNTSRIAEEQDQKQTDSIQVLQSQLENITKLMLNLTTTVSQLQREVSDRQSYLVVSLVLCLSLGLLLCLQCCRSSSPSPTTIAAATLPKSNHYPSPKRCFSSYDDMNLKRRVTCPLVRSKSFHLSPTEGSNSSLQGEAGARKKECLTRETRNSPCCSSSLVRSR; the protein is encoded by the exons GTGGAAGAGTGGCCGACACACACATCATACAATATGGGActagagacagacagagcagaaTTAGAGAAGGAAGCTCATAAAGAAATATACCAG ACTGTGAATCCTCAGGCAGCTGAGGTGGAAGAGACCAAGTCGGACTCAGAATCTGATATTGTACCTGATGCTCCTGAGCCAGAACCCACCCCAGACCCCCAAGCTAATTTAGATCTGCATACTGACACTGAGGACCATGAAGAGAGAGCCCAAGTATCCTCGACTCCAGAACCAGTTCCACTGTTCACAGATTCTTCATCCCAAGCAGAAGATTCCAGTGACACCCCTGCTGCACATCCCAGCCTGGACCCAAGCCCAGCCACATCCCCTGATGAAGCTGTAAACACACCTACCTCACAGAGCACCGACCCAACTCTTACAGG TGCAGTGTGGGTTGCCAGTGCAGGAGATGAACTCCCAGTAGACAACTTTGTCTTTGCTGAGCACTCTGTTTCACAGTACAGGGTCATTCCCCCCGAACTGGCAACCTGTGAAAATTCTCCTTTTGGCAGCCCTCCCCTCAG TGTCGATGAGGCTTGCACAGAGGACCTGCAGTCAGACCAGAGCCACAGTTTTGGTTCTGAAGCAGATGTCCAGTCCACACCAAGTCACGTGGGCtttgagcagcagcaacaacaggaGCTGGAGAATGAGTCATCAGATTTGGACCGTGAAGGCAACACCTCCCGCCACCACCAAAAACAGCAG ccAGGGGATATCAAAGAGACCGATCCCTCAGTGCCCAGCAAAGAAGACATCCCCACCTTCGATGAGTGGAAGAAACAAGTCATGgaggtggagaaagagaaaa GTCAGTCTCTCCATGCCTCTATGAGCGGCAGCTCCCATTCAGCTAAGAAGGGCCCGAAAAACTTCAAGAATAACTATGCCTCTGTGGAGTGTGGTGCCAAGATACTCTCTGCCAACAATGAGGCCAAG AGCACTTCTGCCATTCTCATGGAGAATATGGATCTTTACATGTTAAATCCTTGCAGCAACAAAATCTG GTTTGTGATAGAGCTCTGTGAGCCTATCCAAGTCAAGCAGCTGGACATTGCTAACTTCGAGCTCTTCTCATCAACACCAAAAGATTTTTTAGTTTCCATCAGTGACAG ATATCCTACCAATAAGTGGGTCAAGCTGGGTACTTTCCACGCCCGTGATGAGCGCATAGTCCAGAGTTTTCCACTGGATGAACAACTTTACGCTAAATATGTGAAG ATGTTCATCAAGTACATAAAG GTTGAACTGCTCTCGCACTTTGGTTCAGAACACTTCTGTCCCCTCAGCCTCATCAG AGTGTTTGGTACTAGCATGGTCGAGGAGTATGAGGAGATAGCAGATTCACAGTATCCTTCAGAGAGACTAGAGTACTTGGAAGAAGATTATG ACTTTCCCCCTGGTTACCAACATTCAGAAGACAAGGCTTCTAAAAATCTGCTTGGCTCAGCAACCa aCGCTATCTTAAATATGGTAAACAACATTGCTGCTAACGTTTTAGGTGCTACGCCAGAGCTGGAGGGTGGAGCAGAAACAGGAG ATAATATAACAGGAGAGGGGACTGAAAAGAAGGGAAAGACAGAAGTTGCATCTATGCTGGCTGAAACCCTTCCTGCAGA ATTGGAGTCTGCAGAATCAGAACAGCCTGCAACTCAGGAGGACTCTTCAGCACCTTCCCCCACATCATCTGATTTGCATGAAGACAGGCAAATTGTCACTTTGGTTGAGGAGGAGGACGATGAAGAGCCCAGACAGTCTACTGTTACCCtgttggaggaggagggagaggaggaggaaggaaagaCGGAGCAGGAGATTAGGAGGGAGCCAAACACAAACCAGTTGGAGAGTGAGACATACTGCcttttctctgccttctcttccctttctctgtcctgcATGGCCACCCTGCCGGAGCTGCTCCATGGCTGGTGTTCTGCCCAGTTGGCCAAGGAGAGACTCCGCAGCCTCAGGCAGAGGCAGTTGAGCTCTCAAACACGGACACACCCTGATGCAAACACCTTTGTCCAAACAAATACACCACAACAAATTTCTGTCCCTGTACCCACACCAGTACAAGAACCTCTTCCACTCACAGAGACCACTTCAGAGCCTGAGGTTCCCGCTATTGGACAAAGTGAGGGGGAACCTCTGGGTGAGTTGCCCAGCACTCAAACACATCTGACCCACGATCCTGAAGCACACACTTCAGAGCTCAACATCCTTCTGGAACCTAGTAGAACCTCCACCATCCCTCCTCACAGTTTCTCAGACATACCAAGTTCTGTGAACCGGCTGACCCCCACccaggaggagaagctgctacCTCCCTTTAAAGATGTGGCCCTGGACCCCATCCTCACGCCTCCCCTCGAGACCATTTTAATCCCAGAGACACAGCAGGCCAACAGTGCCTCCCCCCCCCTTACTGTCAGCTCTTCCCCACAACCCTTGTCATCTGAGACAGATGACCTGTTTGTGATCCCTCctgtcagagagaagctggTTCAGCCTCTTCCCACTGCATCAAGGCCCGAGGACCTTATCCCCCCTCCCACTGAACTGCCAACCGCTGTCCTAGCGATGggcactcacacagacacagtaaaaTCAGGTACAGACAGTGGAGACCCACAGAGACATATTGGCCACATTTCTCAGCCCCATGTGGAGCAGGGAGACACTGTCACTCAGACTGGAGAGCCCCAGCGGACAGGGGACACGGTGGATGAGGACTTGCTAAGCAGTAATGGAAATGCTAACATCCACAGGACAGCTAATGACTTCTACGCAGAGCTACAAAATGGGGGAGATTATAATGGTGGAGCAGTGAATGGGAACAGTTTGTCGAATGGGGGAGCAGTGCATGGCTCCAGCCAGAAGGAAAGTGTGTTCATGAGGCTGAATAACAGGATCAAAGCTCTGGAAATGAACATGAGCCTGTCCAGCAGATATCTGGAGGAGCTCAGCCAGAG atATCGTAAACAGATGGAAGAGATGCAGAGAGCCTTCAATAAAACAATCATCAAATTGCAGAACACCTCCCGCATCGCTGAGGAGCAG GACCAGAAGCAGACAGACTCCATTCAGGTTCTGCAGAGTCAGCTGGAGAACATCACTAAACTAATGTTAAATCTCACCACTACAGTCAGCCAGCTGCAGAGAGAG GTGTCTGATCGTCAGAGCTATCTGGTGGTCTCTCTGGTTCTGTGTCTATCTCTGGGCCTCCTGCTGTGTCTCCAGTGCTGCCGCAGCTCCTCTCCCAGCCCCACCACCATTGCTGCTGCTACACTTCCCAAGAGCAATCACTACCCCAGTCCCAAGAG ATGCTTCTCATCCTATGACGATATGAACCTGAAGCGCAGGGTTACCTGTCCCCTGGTTCGGTCCAAGTCATTCCATCTGTCGCCTACAGAAG GGAGCAACTCAAGCCTACAGGGAGAGGCTGGTGCAAGGAAAAAAGAATGTTTGACTCGTGAAACCCGAAACTCCCCCTGCTGTTCATCATcccttgt TAGGTCCAGATGA